A stretch of Elephas maximus indicus isolate mEleMax1 chromosome 20, mEleMax1 primary haplotype, whole genome shotgun sequence DNA encodes these proteins:
- the LOC126064008 gene encoding olfactory receptor 8K3-like, with translation MDKHNLTVLNEFILIGITDLPELQAPLFGLFLIIYTISVVGNLGIIILTKMDSKLQTPMYFFLRHLAITDLGYSTAVGPKMLVNFVVDENTISYYFCATQLAFFFVFITSEIFILSAMSYDRYVAICNPLLYTVIMSQRICWVLVVITYLNSIFVSLFITIKIFNLSFCGYNVISHFYCDSLPLLSLLCSNTREIKLIIRILAAFDLISSLLIVLVSYLLVLVAILKMNSAEGRQKAFSTCGSHLTVVVMFYGTLIFMYMQPKTSHSFDTDKVASIFYTLVIPMLNPLIFSLRNKEVKFALHRT, from the coding sequence atggacaaacacaatctaacagtgctgaatgaattcattctgattGGAATAACAGACCTCCCAGAGCTGCAGGCGCCATTGTTCGGGCTGTTCCTGATCATCTACACCATCTCtgtggtgggcaacttgggcatcatcatcctcaccaagatggactccaagctacaaactcccatgtatttttttctcagacacctggctatcactgatcttggttattcaacagctgtgggacccaaaatgttggtaaattttgttgtggatgaaaatacaatctcctattatttttgtgctacacAGCTGGCTTTCTTTTTTGTGTTCATAACTAGTGAAATTtttattctgtcagcaatgtcATACGACCGCTACGTGGCTATTTGTAACCCTCTGCTgtacacagtcatcatgtcacaaagGATATGTTGGGTGTTGGTGGTAATCACTTATCTTAACAGCATATTTGTATCTCTTTTCatcaccataaagatttttaatttatccttttgtggctacaatgtcatcagtcatttctactgtgacagtCTCCCCTTgttatctttgctctgctcaaacaCACGTGAAATCAAATTGATCATTCGTATCTTAGCAGCTTTTGATTTAATTTCATCTCTCCTGATAGTTCTTGTTTCTTACCTGCTAGTTCTTGTAGCCATTCTCAAGATGAACTCAGCTGAGGGCAGGCaaaaggccttctccacctgtggatcccacctgactgtggtggtaatgttctatgggactttaatctttatgtacATGCAGCCCAAGACCAGTCACTCCTTTGACACTGataaagtggcttccatattttacaccctggttatccccatgttgaatcccctgatttttagcttgaggAATAAAGAGGTAAAGTTCGCCCTACATAGGACATGA